The following is a genomic window from Hyphomicrobiales bacterium.
CACGGGCCCCTACAAGCTCGTCGAGAACAAGGCCGACAGCCATGTGAAGCTGGCACGCTTCGACGACTATGCCCTTGATACGCGTTATCCCGGGCCGAGCGGCTATGGCGGCCGCAAGGACGCGCTGTTCGATACGCTGACTTTCCGCATCATCGCCGAGCCTTCGGCCATGGTGGCGGCCATTGAAACGGGGGAGATCCATCTCGCCGATCTCGTGCCTGAACACGCGGTCCCCGGTCTCAAGAAGAATGCGGCGCTCACGGTGATCAACCGCATGCCGACGGCCATGCAAAACCTGACCCTGAACATGGCCGTTCCGCCGATGGACAAGTTGCCGTTCCGGCAGGCGATCGCGACCATCCTCGATATGGACGAAATCCTCGCTGGCGCCAGCGACGGCAACTATCGCCTCAATCCCTACCTGCAATATCCCGGATATCCGCTCTATCCCGATAGCATCAAGGCGCCGCTCTACAATTCGAAGAACGCTGAACAGGCCAAGAAGCTGGTTGCCGAGGCGGGCTATAAGGATGAAGTCATCCAGATCATCAGCGCCAGCACCTTTCCCTGGCACTCCAACACCGCGCTCATCATTTCCGAGCTGTTGAAATCGATCGGCATCAAGACCCAGATCGAAACCATGGACTGGCCTGCTGTCGTTGCGTTGCGCGTGAAGAAGACGGGCTGGTCGCTCAACCCCGGCCAGTTCGGCACCGGCCCATGGCTCGGCGACCCTGTGCTGTCGATCGGCGATCTCGGCGGCAAGACGTCCCCCAACAATATGGAAGACCCCGTCCTGGCGCAGATGGTGGCGGACATGCAGTTGAAGCCGACCGCCGAGGAGCGCAAGGAGGCATGGTACAAGGCGCAGCAGCATATCCTCGACAATGTTCTGTCGATCAAGCTCGGCGATATTGGCCAGACCCAGGTGCGCAGCAACAAAGTTGTCGGCTTCACGCCGTTCCGCACCACGCGCCTGTGGGGCGTCAGCTTTGCATGACAACGCCAGCCTGACCGAGGCCACCGGCATTCCCCCCGTCGTGGCCTCTCAAGCGCAAGTCTCTTCTCCTGAGGTCTCTTCTCCCGAGATCTCTCGTGCGGAACCCCGGCAGCGCTTCTGGCGCTCCCGGGTCTTCCGGCAGTTGATGGCGCATCGCAGTTTCGTCTTTGGATTTACGGTCGTCACGTTCATGACCCTGGTCGCGATCATGGCGGGATGGCTCATCACCCAGGATCCTCTGCGCATTCAGATGCGTTACCGCTTCCAGCCACCGTTCAGTGGACAGTTCTGGTTCGGCACGGATCATCTCGGGCGGGATCTCTACAGTCGCCTTGTGATGGGCGCGCGCGTCTCCTTGCGCATCGGCTTCTGGGTCATGATCGTCTCCGGTGTGCTCGGGACTATCGTCGGTGCCTGCGCCGGCTACTTCCGCGCCTTCGACGGCATCATCATGCGGTGCATGGATGCCTTGATGGCCTTCCCCTCAATCATGCTGGCGATTGCGATCGCCGCGGCCTTGGGGCCTTCCGACCTCAATGTGGTGCTCGCCCTTTCGGCGATCTATGTTCCGAGCACCGCGCGGATCGTCAGGGCATCCGTTCTCGTCGTGCGGGAGATGAGCTACGTCGAGGCCGCCGTTTCCTCGGGCGTGAGGCCCTTGGTCGTGCTTCTGCGCCACGTCCTGCCGAACAGCTTCGCGCCGTTGATCGTGCAGCTCAGTTTCATCTTCGCTTATGCGGTCCTTGCCGAAGCGGTACTCAGCTTCCTCGGTGTCGGCACGCCGCCGCCCACGCCGAGCTGGGGCAACATCATCGCCGACGGCCGGGCCTATATTCGTGAGGCGCCTTGGATCACCATCATCCCGGGCCTTGTCGTGACCTTGACCGTGCTCGCGCTCAACCTTCTGGGCGATGCCCTGCGCGACGTGCTCGATCCACGCCTGAAAGACGGGGCGGACATATGAGCGCGCGACAAATCTCCATGGTTACGCCCGACATTGCTTTCCGCTGGTCCGGAGGGAGCGCAGGATGACACGCTATATTCTGCATCGGCTGATCGCATCGATCCCGGTGATCTTCCTGGTCACGCTGATCGCCTTCTCGATCATGCAGCTCGTGCCGGGTGACCCCGCCGCCGTCATCGCCGGCGCGAACGCAACACAGGAGGAGGTCGAGCTGGTGCGCCAGCAGCTCGGGCTCAACGAGCCGTTCCTCGTCCGGCTGATGCATTGGTACGGCTCGCTGCTGCAGGGAGACCTCGGCCAGTCGATCCTGCTTCAGCGCAGCGTGACGAGCGCCATCATCGAGCGCATTCCGGTGACGGTGTCGCTGACCCTCTATGCCATGGTGCTGACGGTGATCTTCGGGGTGACGGCCGGCGTGATCGCCGCCGTCTATCGCGGCAGCTGGGTGGATCAGGCCTGCATGGCGAGCGCCCTGCTCGGCGTTTCCTTGCCGAACTTCTGGCTGGCGCTCATCCTGATCTTCGCCTTTGCGGTGGGGCTCGGCTGGTTTCCCACCGGCGGCTATGTGCCCTTAAGCGAGGACCCTGCCGGTTGGCTGAGGGCGCTCACACTGCCCGCTTTCACGCTGGGCTTCCTGCAGATGGGCCTTCTGGCGCGCATCACGCGTTCCAGCATGCTGGAGGTTCTCAACCAGGACTATGTACGCACAGCGCGCGCCAAGGGACTGCCGAGCTGGCAGATCATCAACAGGCATGCCCTACGCAACGTCGTGGTGCCGGTCGTCACCGTCATCGGCATCATCACCAGCCATATGGTGAGTGGCTCCGTCGTCATCGAGACGGTGTTCTCGCTGCCCGGCATCGGGCGGCTCGTGATCCAGGGCATCCTGCGCCGCGACTATCCCGTCATCCAGGGCGGCCTGCTCGTGACGGCCGTCGCCTTTGTCCTGATCAACCTGATCGTCGACGTTCTCTATTCGCGGCTGGATCCCAGAATTCGCCTCGCCGCGCGTGCGTGACGAGGCGCCGTTCATGGGCGTGCCCGGTCAGGCCGCGGGTTTTGCCGGCGGACGAAGCGGCTCGCCGAGCGTGTGCATGAGCCGGTTGGCCCAGCCGAATATGGCCGCGGACAGCACGAGGTCGGCCATTTCGAGGGCTGAGAGGCCACAGTCGCGCAGCGCGGCGGCATCCTCGTGGGTCACGGCCGGCGGCGTCTTCGACAGCTTGACCGCGAAATTGAAGATCGCCTGCTGGTGCTCCTCCAGATCGGCGGCCGGCCCATCGGCGAAGATCCGCGCGATGACGTCGGTGCGTTCGGTCAGGCGGTTGAACTGCGCCGCGTGAACCGACGCGCAGTAGACGCAGCGGTTGACGATCGAGGCGCCGACCGCGCCAAGCTCGCGTTCCGCCCGAGACAGGCCGTCGCGCCCGTACATGATCGCGTTGAAGAGCGGCGAGCGCACCGCGAGCGATTCCGGATCATGCGCCAGCGTCAGCACATAATCGGACACCTTCTTGTTGGAGGGCGTCACCTTCATCGCGTCGAGCTGTTCCGGCGTCGCCTCCTCCAGCCGCACCGGCTTGAGGTAGGGCGACCACTGCAGAGGCTCGGCCGTAAATTCGTGGACGGGGCTGTTCTGGACTGGTTCGCTCATGACATCTCCCATCACATCACGCCCTGAAGGCTGCGGAAGCCGGCGATGACGCGGGCCTGATAATTCACGAAGGCCGCGAGCTCGGACAGCCTCACGATATCGGCCTCGCCGAGCCCCGCAGCCTCCAGCGCCTCGATGTCGGCACGGGTGGCCGCGCGCGGTTCCCGGGTCACGAGGTCGGCATGCCGGACGATCGCCGCGAGGCGCTGCTCCGCCGGCATGACATCCATCGCCGCCACCGTGTCGGCGAGCTCGGTCGCGGCCGTTCCGGCTTCGGCGAGCAAAGTCCGGTAATGGGCCGCCAGGGCCTCGTCGCCGAGCCAAAGGGCCATGCGGGTGGCCAGCGCCGCGCGCACGGCATGGCTCAGTCCTCCCGGTGCCTTCGGCCGCAACACCGCGTCGTGGCTGGCGTCGCTCAATCTCATGATCTCCGCCCGCGCCTTCAAGGCTTCCGCGAGGGGAGATCCTGCCGCGATGCCGGCGAGCCCTTGGATAATGTCAGTCTGCATGGCGATGCTGCTCCCATGGGACAGTCGATCTTGGCACAGGCCGTTTCGGGGCAGGCGGATTCAGCCTGGTTTTCGCCCTGCCGTCACGTGGCCGCCTGCGCTCGGCGCTAATATGCGTTTTATAGATTTACATTGTCATATAATCCAAAAAGTGAATAGTGGAATTTCCAGAGAGCCGTGAATGCGGCAGCGCGATGCATGCTTGATAATAACTATAGATTTAATAATATGCGACACATGAATTTTGAGACCCTAGACCTCAGGCAACTGGATGCTTTCGCCGCCGTCATGTCGGCAGGCAGCATCACGGGTGCTGCGCGCCTTCTGGGACGTTCGCAGCCGGCCGTTACGCGTCTTATCCAGGAACTGGAGGCCAATCTCGGCTTCGCGCTGCTGCACCGGAATGGTCCGCGCATCACGCCGACCAACCGCGGCGTCCTGTTTCACGAGGAGGTCGAGCGCTTGCTCGTCAGCCTGAAACACATGCGCGAACGGGCTATCGCCATCAGCGAGGATGCATCGCTCGCTATCGAGATCGCCGCCATTCCGGCCCTCGCGGCCGGCCTCGTGCCGAGGGCGCTGGCGGTCATCGACGAGGCCCTTGTGCCGAACCAGGTGCATGTGCAGTCCGCGCCGGCGGAACGGGTGGTGCAGTCGGTGCTGGCGCGGTCCGCTGACGTTGGGATCGCGAGCCTGCCGCTGGAGCATCCGGGGCTCGATATCCAGTGGATAGGCGAAGCGCCATGCGTCGCGGCCGTGCCGGCTGGGGATCCGCTTGCGCGCGGCGAAGTCGTCCGCCTCGCCGATCTGGCGGGCCGTCGTATTGTCACCATGGCCAATCCCTACCGGCTGCGCCGTCGTATCGATGAAGGATTGAGGAAGGCCGGCGTGACGCCGTCCGCCATCCTCGACACCAACGCGTCCTTCACGGCGCTCGGCGTCGCGCGGACCGGCTTCGGGGTGGCGCTGGTCGAGCCGGCGACCGCCTACAGCCTGCCGATCGAGGGGCTGGCGATCCGTCCGCTCGACGTCCACATCCCCTTCGTTTTCGGCATTGTCACGCCGCTCGCAAAACCGCTCACACCCGCCATCGAGGCCCTGATCAGCGCCTTCGACGTGGTCTCCGCCGCGCTCGTGCCCGGATTGAAGCGGCTTGATCCCGGCGGGCGCGAGAGCCTTGCCGATGTTCTCTATGGTCACGACCGCCAGCCCCCCGGCGAGGACGGTGACCCATCCGCTCCCGGCGAGGAAGGGACAGACCTATGACTGCGACCGCAGACATGGAAAGCATGCCCGCGATGGCTGCCGACGCTGATGCCATCGGGCTCGAAGCCCTGGAGGCCCGTCTCCGGCAGGATCTCGCCTGGCTCGAATTGCCCGCCAAGGCCTGGGTGCCCGAGCGTGTGGTGGACGGCGAGACCGTGCGCGACGTGGTGATCGTCGGTGCTGGCATGGCCGGGCTCGTCGCCTCGGCGATGCTGAAACGCTACGGCGTCGCCAACCATGTGCTCTATGACAAGGCACCGGCCGGGCGCGAAGGGCCGTGGATCACCTACGCGCGAATGCAGACGCTGCGGTCGCCGAAGCAGCTCACGGGACCGGCGATGGGCCTGCCGGCATTGACGTATCGTGCCTATCACGAGGCGCGCTTCGGCCGTGCCGCCTGGGAGGCGCTCGACAAGATCCCGCGCGAAGTCTGGATGGACTATCTCGTCTGGTATCGGCGGGTGCTCGATCTGCCGGTGGTCAATGAGACGGCCATCACCCATGTGGCGACCCGACCCGATGGCCTTCTCGATGTGGCGATCGACCACGGCGGACAGGCCGGGCGCGTCATCGCCCGCCATCTCGTGCTGGCCACGGGCCGCGACGGGCTTGGCGGCCCTTATGTGCCCGATTTCGTCAAGCGGCTCGATCCGCGCTTCTGGGCGCATTCGGCCGACGATATCGATTTCGAGGCGCTCACGGGCAAGCGCGTTGGTGTCGTTGGTGCCGGCGCCTCGGCCATGGACAATGCCGCGACCGCGCTGGAGGCCGGGGCCGGGCGGCTTGATCTCTTCATCCGCCGCAAGGACATCCCGCGCATCAACAAATTCACCGGCATCGGCAGCCAGGGCGTCGTCCACGGCTTTGCCGGCCTGCCGGATGAGTGGAAATGGCGCTTCCTGCATACGACGCTGTCGGCGCAGACGCCGCCGCCGCGCGACAGCACCCTGCGCGTTTCGCGCCATCCCCATGCCTATTTCCATCTCGGCAGCCCGGTGACGGACGTGCGCGAGAAGGGCGACCATCTCGAAGTCGTCACGCCCAAGGCGAGCTACGACGTCGATTTCATGATCTTCGCCACGGGCTTCAACGTCGACCTCGGCTTGCGGCCGGAGCTCGCCGCCTTTGAGCCGCATATCCGCTTCTGGGGTGAGCGCTTCGCACCGCCCGAGGGCATGGCGAATCCTGAACTCCAGTACTCACCCGATCTCGGGCCGAGCTTCGAGTTCCTGGAGCGCCAACCCGGCACATGTCCGGCGCTCCGGTACATCCATGCCTTCAATTTCCCGGCGACGCTCAGCCACGGCAAGCTCTCCGGTGACATTCCGGCGATCAGCGAGGGCGCGGACCGGCTCGCGCGGGGCATCGTACGGGCCTTGTTCGTCGAGGATCGCGAACTCCATTACGCCAATCTCGTCGCCTTCTCGACGCCGGAACTTCTCGGCGACGAATGGGTCGACGCGGACCGGGCAAACAACGAAGGCGAGGGGCTCGATCATGCAGCCGAATGAAACACGCCGCATCGACCTGAACGGTGCCACATTTGTCTATGACGTGGCGGGCGAGGACAAGGACGAGACGATCGTCGTGCTCCATGGTGGTCGCGGCATCGGCGATCACACAGGGGACTTCAAGGCCTTCCTGCCGCTCGCCGACAACTACAGGCTCCTCGCCTATGACCAGCGCGGCTGCGGGCTGTCGTCACTCACCCCGCCTTACAATTTCGAGCAATATGCCGATGACCTGGAGGCCTTTCGCCAGACGCTGTGCGGCGGAAAGCGCATTGTCCTGATCGGCGGCTCCTTCGGCGGTATGATCGCGCTGACCTATGCGGTCAAATACGGCAGCCGCGGCCTCTCGCGCCTCATCCTGCGCGGCACGGCGCCGAGCCATCACCACGAGGCCGAGGCGGTCGAGAATTTCAAGGCGCGTCTGCACAAGGCCACCAGCGCCTCGCTCGGCATGGTGGAGAAGATGTTCTCCGACAAGGTGGTCGATGACACCGAGCTGAGGCTGATCTGGCTCGCCCTGCAGCCGCTCTATTTCGAGAAATTCGATCCGGACGCGGCGCTGGAGCGCACCCGTGTCATGCATCTCCACGCGGAGACGCACAATGCGCTTTTCACCGAGAAGGACTATGATCTGCGGGACAAGCTCCCGGACATCGACGTGCCGACCCTGGTCGTCGTTGGCGGCGCGGATTGGATCTGCCCTCCGAGCCAGTCGCGGCTGATCGCGGACAAGGTGCCGGGCGCCGAACTTCTGGAGATCGAAGGCGCCAATCATGCCGTGCATGTTGAGGCCAACGCGCGCGTGCTCGCCGGCATTCGCGACTTTCTCGCCAGGACCGCCGCGTGATCCGCTACGTCATCGGCAAGCTCGGCGAGGCGTTCGTCGCCGTCTGGGGCGTCGTCACGATCGTCTTCTTCGTGACGCGTCTCCTCGGCGATCCCGCCGCCTTGCTGCTGCCGGTCGGCGCCTCGGCGGAACAGCTCGATGCCTTTCGCGCCTCGCTCGGGCTCGACCGGCCGCTCTGGGAGCAATATCTCAGCTTCCTCGTCCAGGCCGTCCAGGGCGATTTCGGCCAGTCCTTCCTGTTCAACCGGCCCGCCATCACGGTCGTGCTGGAGCGTATGCCGGCCACGATCATGCTCGCGCTGACCGCGATGGTGTTCGGCGTGCTGATCGGCGGCGGGGCCGGCGCCATCGCCGCGACCCAGCGCGGCAAATTCGCCGAATTCGCCGTGATGACGCTGGCGCTGCTCGGCCAGGCGACCCCGGTGTTCTGGCTCGGCATCATGCTGATCCTGTTCTTCGCGGTCGATCTCGGCTGGCTACCGACGGGCGGCTACGGCAGCCTCTCTCATCTCATCCTGCCGGCCTTCACGCTGGCCGTCTTCGTCAGCGCCTCCATCGCGCGGCTCCTGCGATCGAGCCTGCTCGATTCGATGAAGGAGGACTATGTGCGCACGGCCCGCGCCAAGGGCCTGCCGCCCGGCCAGGTGTTCGTCTGGCATGCGTTGCGCAATGCCCTCATTCCGGTGGTTACCATGGTCGGCATCCTGTCCGGCGAACTGCTCGGCGGCTCGGTGGTGACGGAGACCGTCTTTGCGTGGCCCGGCGTCGGACGGCTCATCGTGCAGGCCATCGAATCCAAGGATTTTCCGGTGGTGCAGGCGGGCGTCGCGGTGATCGCGACAGTTTATGTGAGCATCAATTTCCTGGTCGATCTGCTGTATGGCGTGCTCGATCCGCGCATCCGGAGGAAGGAGCCATGAGGGCTGTCCTGCGCGCGCTCGTGCAGAGCCGCGGCGGGCTCTTCGGGCTCGTCATCCTCGTCGTGCTGGTCGCCGGCGCGCTGCTCGCGCCGACCCTAGGCCTGCCGGATCCCGTTCGCGGCGACCTCAAGGCCCGCATGGCGCCGCCGACCTGGACCGGGCTCTTCGCGCCCGGCGCTCACCCGCTGGGCACCGACCAGCTCGGACGCGACATCCTGAGCCGCATCGTCTACGGCAGCCGCATCACACTGACGATCGGCGCCTATGCCGTGGTGCTCGGCGGCCTCGTCGGCGTCATGCTCGGCATCGTCGCCGGCTATTGCGGCGGCATCACGGACCGGCTGTTGATGCGGCTCGTCGATATCCAGCTCGCTATACCGCTCATGCTGCTGGCGCTGCTCGTGGTCGCCGCGCTCGGCCCGAGCCTCACCAATCTTGTCATCGTGCTCGCCCTGACCAGCTGGATCCGCTACGCGCGCATCATCCGCGGACAGGTGCTGGCGCTGCGCGAGCGCGAATTCGTGCAGTCGGCGCGGACCATCGGCGCGAGCACGGCGCAGATCATGCTGCGGCATATCCTGCCGAATGTCATGACGCCGGCGCTTGTCGTGGCCACGCTCGAACTCGCGCGCATCATCATCATGGATGCGGCGCTCAGCTTTCTCGGGCTCGGCGTGCAGCCGCCCGCCGCGAGCTGGGGGCGCATGCTCGCCGAGGGGCGGGTCTACATCTCCACCGCCTGGTGGGTTGTGACCTTTCCCGGTCTCGCGATCATGCTCACGGTGCTGAGCGTCAACCTGCTCGGCGACTGGCTGCGCGACTATTTCGACCCAAGGCTGAGGACCTGACGACATGAACGCGATGTCCCATCAACCCCGTCTGGAACGCCTGCGTCAGCGCATGGAGGAGGCCGGCATCGACGTGATGCTGTGTTTCAAGCCAGAAAACAGTTTCTATCTCACTGGCTTCAACCCGATCATCTACAGCCATCCGGTGGTCGCGGTACTGCCGCGCGTGGGCAAGGCCTCGATGCTGGTGCATGCGCTGCGCGATGACCATGCGCGCGCCTCCACCTTCCTCGAGGACATCCGCCTTTATGGTGCCTGGTCCACCAAGGTCACCATGGGACCGAGCTGGCTCGAGGCCCTCAAGAGCATGCTCACCGAGGGAGGCTTTGCCGAGGCTGTCGTCGGC
Proteins encoded in this region:
- a CDS encoding Peptide/nickel transport system substrate-binding protein, producing the protein MLISRRGLIAGAPVTALMLTSRKAFAQTAGKKGGDIIVGINSPIPSLDIMGTTDDVGRIINLHLYEALVTRDEKLQPSAGLAESWEISPDGLTYTFKLRKGVKFHNGKEMTATDVKASIERYQRMSLRRRYLDQIAEVSIVDPGTVAIKLKTPQPLFLNNFSQPEVLVAILPAEDGDKDPGKTSLVGTGPYKLVENKADSHVKLARFDDYALDTRYPGPSGYGGRKDALFDTLTFRIIAEPSAMVAAIETGEIHLADLVPEHAVPGLKKNAALTVINRMPTAMQNLTLNMAVPPMDKLPFRQAIATILDMDEILAGASDGNYRLNPYLQYPGYPLYPDSIKAPLYNSKNAEQAKKLVAEAGYKDEVIQIISASTFPWHSNTALIISELLKSIGIKTQIETMDWPAVVALRVKKTGWSLNPGQFGTGPWLGDPVLSIGDLGGKTSPNNMEDPVLAQMVADMQLKPTAEERKEAWYKAQQHILDNVLSIKLGDIGQTQVRSNKVVGFTPFRTTRLWGVSFA
- a CDS encoding Peptide/nickel transport system permease protein; translated protein: MHDNASLTEATGIPPVVASQAQVSSPEVSSPEISRAEPRQRFWRSRVFRQLMAHRSFVFGFTVVTFMTLVAIMAGWLITQDPLRIQMRYRFQPPFSGQFWFGTDHLGRDLYSRLVMGARVSLRIGFWVMIVSGVLGTIVGACAGYFRAFDGIIMRCMDALMAFPSIMLAIAIAAALGPSDLNVVLALSAIYVPSTARIVRASVLVVREMSYVEAAVSSGVRPLVVLLRHVLPNSFAPLIVQLSFIFAYAVLAEAVLSFLGVGTPPPTPSWGNIIADGRAYIREAPWITIIPGLVVTLTVLALNLLGDALRDVLDPRLKDGADI
- a CDS encoding putative peptide transport system permease protein BAB2_1050 (Evidence 3 : Putative function from multiple computational evidences), which gives rise to MTRYILHRLIASIPVIFLVTLIAFSIMQLVPGDPAAVIAGANATQEEVELVRQQLGLNEPFLVRLMHWYGSLLQGDLGQSILLQRSVTSAIIERIPVTVSLTLYAMVLTVIFGVTAGVIAAVYRGSWVDQACMASALLGVSLPNFWLALILIFAFAVGLGWFPTGGYVPLSEDPAGWLRALTLPAFTLGFLQMGLLARITRSSMLEVLNQDYVRTARAKGLPSWQIINRHALRNVVVPVVTVIGIITSHMVSGSVVIETVFSLPGIGRLVIQGILRRDYPVIQGGLLVTAVAFVLINLIVDVLYSRLDPRIRLAARA
- a CDS encoding putative peroxidase-related enzyme (Evidence 3 : Putative function from multiple computational evidences), producing MSEPVQNSPVHEFTAEPLQWSPYLKPVRLEEATPEQLDAMKVTPSNKKVSDYVLTLAHDPESLAVRSPLFNAIMYGRDGLSRAERELGAVGASIVNRCVYCASVHAAQFNRLTERTDVIARIFADGPAADLEEHQQAIFNFAVKLSKTPPAVTHEDAAALRDCGLSALEMADLVLSAAIFGWANRLMHTLGEPLRPPAKPAA
- a CDS encoding CMD domain protein — encoded protein: MQTDIIQGLAGIAAGSPLAEALKARAEIMRLSDASHDAVLRPKAPGGLSHAVRAALATRMALWLGDEALAAHYRTLLAEAGTAATELADTVAAMDVMPAEQRLAAIVRHADLVTREPRAATRADIEALEAAGLGEADIVRLSELAAFVNYQARVIAGFRSLQGVM
- a CDS encoding DNA-binding transcriptional LysR family regulator, which produces MNFETLDLRQLDAFAAVMSAGSITGAARLLGRSQPAVTRLIQELEANLGFALLHRNGPRITPTNRGVLFHEEVERLLVSLKHMRERAIAISEDASLAIEIAAIPALAAGLVPRALAVIDEALVPNQVHVQSAPAERVVQSVLARSADVGIASLPLEHPGLDIQWIGEAPCVAAVPAGDPLARGEVVRLADLAGRRIVTMANPYRLRRRIDEGLRKAGVTPSAILDTNASFTALGVARTGFGVALVEPATAYSLPIEGLAIRPLDVHIPFVFGIVTPLAKPLTPAIEALISAFDVVSAALVPGLKRLDPGGRESLADVLYGHDRQPPGEDGDPSAPGEEGTDL
- the hpyO gene encoding FAD-dependent urate hydroxylase yields the protein MTATADMESMPAMAADADAIGLEALEARLRQDLAWLELPAKAWVPERVVDGETVRDVVIVGAGMAGLVASAMLKRYGVANHVLYDKAPAGREGPWITYARMQTLRSPKQLTGPAMGLPALTYRAYHEARFGRAAWEALDKIPREVWMDYLVWYRRVLDLPVVNETAITHVATRPDGLLDVAIDHGGQAGRVIARHLVLATGRDGLGGPYVPDFVKRLDPRFWAHSADDIDFEALTGKRVGVVGAGASAMDNAATALEAGAGRLDLFIRRKDIPRINKFTGIGSQGVVHGFAGLPDEWKWRFLHTTLSAQTPPPRDSTLRVSRHPHAYFHLGSPVTDVREKGDHLEVVTPKASYDVDFMIFATGFNVDLGLRPELAAFEPHIRFWGERFAPPEGMANPELQYSPDLGPSFEFLERQPGTCPALRYIHAFNFPATLSHGKLSGDIPAISEGADRLARGIVRALFVEDRELHYANLVAFSTPELLGDEWVDADRANNEGEGLDHAAE
- a CDS encoding Proline iminopeptidase, translating into MQPNETRRIDLNGATFVYDVAGEDKDETIVVLHGGRGIGDHTGDFKAFLPLADNYRLLAYDQRGCGLSSLTPPYNFEQYADDLEAFRQTLCGGKRIVLIGGSFGGMIALTYAVKYGSRGLSRLILRGTAPSHHHEAEAVENFKARLHKATSASLGMVEKMFSDKVVDDTELRLIWLALQPLYFEKFDPDAALERTRVMHLHAETHNALFTEKDYDLRDKLPDIDVPTLVVVGGADWICPPSQSRLIADKVPGAELLEIEGANHAVHVEANARVLAGIRDFLARTAA
- the gsiC gene encoding Glutathione transport system permease protein GsiC → MIRYVIGKLGEAFVAVWGVVTIVFFVTRLLGDPAALLLPVGASAEQLDAFRASLGLDRPLWEQYLSFLVQAVQGDFGQSFLFNRPAITVVLERMPATIMLALTAMVFGVLIGGGAGAIAATQRGKFAEFAVMTLALLGQATPVFWLGIMLILFFAVDLGWLPTGGYGSLSHLILPAFTLAVFVSASIARLLRSSLLDSMKEDYVRTARAKGLPPGQVFVWHALRNALIPVVTMVGILSGELLGGSVVTETVFAWPGVGRLIVQAIESKDFPVVQAGVAVIATVYVSINFLVDLLYGVLDPRIRRKEP
- the dppC gene encoding Dipeptide transport system permease protein DppC: MRAVLRALVQSRGGLFGLVILVVLVAGALLAPTLGLPDPVRGDLKARMAPPTWTGLFAPGAHPLGTDQLGRDILSRIVYGSRITLTIGAYAVVLGGLVGVMLGIVAGYCGGITDRLLMRLVDIQLAIPLMLLALLVVAALGPSLTNLVIVLALTSWIRYARIIRGQVLALREREFVQSARTIGASTAQIMLRHILPNVMTPALVVATLELARIIIMDAALSFLGLGVQPPAASWGRMLAEGRVYISTAWWVVTFPGLAIMLTVLSVNLLGDWLRDYFDPRLRT